The Proteus vulgaris genome has a segment encoding these proteins:
- the yjjB gene encoding Uncharacterized conserved protein, whose amino-acid sequence MGIITIILTLIEDMILAAIPAVGFAMVFNVPLRALKYCALLGAIGHGSRTVLIMSGMNIEWASFCAAILVGCIGIQWSRWWLAHPKVFTVAAVIPMFPGINAYIAMISVVKLTQIGYSEEIFEALVTHFLKASFIVGALSIGLSLPGLWLYRKRPSV is encoded by the coding sequence TTGGGCATAATAACGATTATTCTTACCCTTATTGAAGATATGATTTTAGCTGCTATTCCAGCAGTCGGCTTTGCAATGGTTTTTAATGTACCTTTGCGAGCCTTAAAATATTGTGCATTATTAGGGGCTATAGGGCATGGCTCACGTACTGTATTGATTATGAGTGGAATGAATATTGAGTGGGCAAGCTTCTGTGCTGCAATTTTAGTCGGTTGTATTGGTATTCAATGGTCACGCTGGTGGCTTGCTCATCCTAAAGTCTTTACTGTTGCGGCGGTTATCCCAATGTTTCCCGGCATTAATGCTTATATCGCGATGATCTCTGTGGTGAAGTTAACACAAATCGGCTATAGCGAGGAGATTTTTGAAGCTTTAGTTACTCATTTCCTTAAAGCTTCATTTATTGTCGGTGCGCTCTCTATCGGGCTATCCTTGCCGGGTTTGTGGCTATATCGCAAGCGTCCGAGTGTCTAA